CATCAATGATAAATTAACCATGTTCTAACTCAGCGACATTCAGAGAATGATTATTAATATTTGTACGAATTACATACAGTTAGTGACTCAATGATAAAAACACAAGAAAAGCTCAAACCATCTAACAATTAAACATAGCACGAATGCCAACTCCTTTGCAAGAAGCAAATACGAATAAGAAACATAAGTTATTTATAGGTACAAAACGAGTAACTTCAAATATGTAGCTCACCTTAGAGCAGAGACAAGATCAGTTGAGGATAGCCCACCAGAATCATCTTTTGTTCTAGGAAACAAAAGGACTGGGATTTTGTTGCTTCTCGCATATTCTGCACCTCCACACCCTGtaagaaagagaaaaggaaCATATAAATAATCTGCTGCAAATTCAAAGCAAAAGATTCAGGTATtacagttaattttttttttatcaccaaGTAACTTTTTGTTTTTCCTTAAATCATCAACAAGAAAATTCAGGAGAATGATGACAAAGAATAAAAAAACGGTTTCAAAAAGGCGAAAGGAAAAAAAGGCCAACAGAATGCAGAGCTAAAGCAGATGAATAGATGAAGAAAATGAAAGGCAAACTATACCGTGCTTGTCAGTGACCACAGCAACAATATCACCATAGATGGATCCTTGAAGGCAAGCTTCATGAATTGATTTAAAATTGGACCCTCCACCGGAAACAAAAACCGCAAGCTTTTTCCTTTTGACTTCAGGTTTATTGTGATCTTCCTTGTCGAAAACAACACTGTCTAATACTTCTGCTTTCTTCACACATTCAAACCTCTTGAATGATTGAAGAGTTAAGCAGACATAATTAGGTGACCAAAGAAGAGAGGAGCTTTTACATGGTGTAGTAGAAGGAtgtaaagttaaaaaaaattgcttTGGGGGGGATTCGATGGCTGCAATGGTGGCTCCTGAATATAACCTAGAACTCAAGCCTCGAGCTTCCATACCATGAAAGTTTCAGCTACGTCTGTTTTTTGACATCACTGATTACGGAAGGTGGTTAGTTCAAATCCTCAAATTTAGTACATTCGGGAAGCCGTGGAGTCATCCAGAATAAATATAGCTCATATCCAAAgatatttaaataatagattATTGACCATTTAGAGCCCATGCTTGATGAAAGACTCCCAATCATTATTGTCATGCACATTCATGGAAACAGAGCAAGAATTGAAAAAGGCCATATCttctaatttaaaaacaaaatacagAATAACTTAAGATGCATTATATGCTATTGAAGTATAGTTGGGAAGAGCAGAATGTAATGAAGAATATGATTTAGTCTGCAGTCTAAAGCATGGGTATGTATGAAATGTagtcaaatttcaatttgttaTTCATGCAGAAACATGACAACTATGGAGAAAAAAACAATTCATCAGCCCTGTGACTTTTCAGCACAAGGATGAGCTACCAAGGCCAACCATAGGTATCTTAACAAGAAATAGTAGACACAACATACAAGAGTAAGACAAGCCAAAAGATATAAAGTGGATTCGATTCTACATCCAAATTCACAAGGGATTATCTATCTATCAATATCCCCTGCTTTCTACTTCAAATGGAATTTCCATTCTTATGACAAAAAGAAGTATGCTTACGAAGAAAATTGGTTCCTAAAAAGGAAACTTGTTACTGCCATTTCTATTTATTTGACCAATACAGTGTACCATAATTCAAATAATGCTAATCAAATCACTACATTCAGATTTTCCCCATAATTCAAATAATGCTAATCAAACTTTTAActtataattcatatttagtTTACTCCAGAAGTTCTGATAATACCTAATGCAAAAAATTAAGCTGCATCACACAAGGAATTCAATTCAACAAATTAAATAGAAATTAGAATTCAAGGACAGATAATTAAGTCtccaaacaacaacaacaacaacaacaacaaagccttagtcccgaaatgattcggggtcggctaacatgaaccatcatataaaaccgtgaaaattaAGTCTCCAAACATATAACTAAAATCCCTAAATTGGATAATGATTGATATCAAACGGTTCTAAGGATTGAGTCGCTAGTAGTACTTACTAATTAGATCAAATGTGAATTTCTAAGCCTCAGTAGATTGAGTCGCTCCGGTCGGATGTGTTGCGCCTCCACCTCCTCTTTCCGGTCGGCGTGGTTGGACTCGGCGGTGATCCTCCCTCCCTCGCCTCCTCTGCTCTCCTTCGTTCTATTTTCTTTGAGATATCGTGAATCAGATTGGGGTGTCCACCCAAAACTGGAATAAAGgttaaagttcaattttttttgtatcatATCAACTCAGTGCTCAAAGTGGGTGATAAGCCTCAAATTAGGCAaaaggggtgtttgtttcagcaaAAGTAGCTAAACAAATGAAGCctaagtaataaaaaaattggacctaattctttttttatttttgggttaaggtgcaaaaatacccttaacgttttgggtctggagcaattttacccctaacgtctaaaatggtgcaattttacccttaacgtttgtagccaagagcaattttacccctaacgttgataaattggatcaatttcagaaataatttatcaaactgtcttctcggtcatgaatcttatcatctacactttataTATGCGTCATTTtttcagtaacaaatcataaacatatgttgggatgtgaaaaaaataaaaaatatattgtcttttgtatgaattagacaaaaaaaattcaaaaaattcaccgaatttgtaaatattaatctccaattctattattaaattacaaaaaaatatgaaattctttttttaggatgaattgatatgaaattggtgcaaaataatgaataaaaatatctgtgttttataataatatctgaaattgacccaaattaccaactttaggggtaaaattgctcttggctacaaacattaggggcaaaattgcaccattttagacgttaggggtaaaattgctcctgacccaaaacgttaggggtatttttgcaccttaaccctttatttttttaagagtaCCACCTGCTTAACCATACGCAGCACCCTGAACTAtcacttttagtcattttgcccTCTGAACATACGAGACGGCCTATTTGCCACtttaactatttaaaagtggtttTGGCAACCCATGGTTTCATTATAATGGAAACAATTATGACATTTCTCATTGTAAGCACCAAAGTCATAATAAAAAGGGTTGTACACTACAAAAATAAGttgcaaatgaggttagtatagaCAATACACAAGTTTTCTTGTAAAAATTGCAAATATGGTTATTCACCACTAAAACAAGCTGCAAATGAGGCTATATATATGCATGTTGGTTCCAATACTTCCATGAACACTTGTACTAATGttggaatttcattttgtttctgTTATAATGAAATTAGGGGGTtgttaataccacttttaaatagttgatgagggcaaataggtcgtcccgtaagttcagggggtaaaatgaccaaaattgacaagttcagagggctgcGTATGGTTTAGTTGGGCCTAACTAATTAGATAcattataattaatttagtcGTAATTTCCtatcttttttttatctattactCTAATATACTAcacataattaataatatatatagttaaaattattatataatataaaatccaAGGCCAGGTTCATTTGGGattctaaataactttaattgcTTACTATTGGTATATTTGtatgacaatatttataattaaaataaattatatataaagtaataatttatGAGATTATATTATCAATTTTTGAAATTGCTTAATATTGAAGTATTTTTAACAAAAGTTGTCAAAAATGATGCGGATGAGTGAGGAAatgaaatattatattttagtatcaTGCGTTATTGAACTTTGTATAACACCTTCAATAGAGATGCTCTATCTTGTACTAGACTTGTTCATGGACTGGACCAGACCGAGCTTAATCGCACTTTACATATAATTATTTTGTCCAAACCTAACCCAACCCACATATTTATATCGGGCTTGAGTCAGACTAGGCAAGACTATAAAAGGTAATTCCCAAATCCGGCCCAGCCCGCCTATCTAATAtattgttatcattttttttcaatatagATATCAATTCGTTTTTTTCATTGGATAATTTGGTAAGTGGAGCAAGGTTCTATTCTTTtttactgaactgaatactactgaatttaactgaactgaattctactgaaactaaaataataatataatcatttaaataattaaaataaaaggcttataaaaataataacgattctaataataataataattattattataataagcAATGGTAAGTTACTAAACTCCACTCAAATGAACTGATTGAtactaatattaaataataaaaaattggacctaattttttttttaaagtaccACCTGCTtatattattaactaatagatacattattattattaatttatttttaatttcctaactttttatttattactcTAATATCATACGCATAATtaacaatatatttatttatttatttttctaactCTAATTAATGTGGGTTTGGACTGGGCTTGGACTTATCATGTTTTATCACAAAGCTGACAGGTCCGGTCCGAGCCCGATCCAGCTCAACCCATACCGAGGTGACCCAGCTCAACCCATGCCGAGGTCTAGGGTTCAGTAGACATGTACAGGTACAAAAGAAATATCACTTTGTTTTTTTAAGATCAGTTTCGTTTTAAATAAAGATTGAATGTTTAATTTGGTCTTTTTACTCAAAATTTGATATGAAATTTGTTGAAAATTTCAGTAACGCATTTTGAGCGTGAGAATTTGCAACGGTAGACACGGAATCAGTAGCACAATTTCTAAATTCAAATTTGAGACAAATTGTTAGGGTTTCCCctctcactctctctctctgcaACTCCACCATTCACACCATGTCCAtgcttctttcttcctcttcgGCTCGACTTCTGGTTCGTTCTCCATTTCTTCAGTTTTTTGGCATCATTTCTACTCTCCATACTTGTACTTCACCCTCAAGGTCAGATGATTTCGTTTCTTCTTTTCACAAGTTTCTTGGTATGGATCCCTTACCTGCTACTgaattcaataatttattgtgTGAGCTTAGAAGGATGAAACCTTCAATCTTTCAGTTCAGCAAATTGTTGTCTGCTTTTGTTAGGATGAACCGTTTTGAGACTGCCATTTCTTTGTCGGAGCAAATGGAATGCCTGAGAATAAGACCTGATCTTTATTCTTGTACCATCTTGATTAATTGCTTCTGCAA
The sequence above is drawn from the Euphorbia lathyris chromosome 6, ddEupLath1.1, whole genome shotgun sequence genome and encodes:
- the LOC136233821 gene encoding phosphoribosylglycinamide formyltransferase, chloroplastic-like produces the protein MEARGLSSRLYSGATIAAIESPPKQFFLTLHPSTTPCKSSSLLWSPNYVCLTLQSFKRFECVKKAEVLDSVVFDKEDHNKPEVKRKKLAVFVSGGGSNFKSIHEACLQGSIYGDIVAVVTDKHGCGGAEYARSNKIPVLLFPRTKDDSGGLSSTDLVSALRDLEVDFVLLAGYLKLIPTELIRTFPKCILNIHPALLPAFGGKGYYGMKVHKAVIASGARYSGPTIHFVDEHYDTGRILAQRVVPVLANDTPEELAARVLREEHQLYVEVITALCEERIIWREDGVPLIQTRENPKEYR